The following coding sequences are from one Desulfobacterales bacterium window:
- a CDS encoding transporter substrate-binding domain-containing protein, translating into MKITKLIFTIFIIISISKIAYNEEIVRITNGEWPPYLSEKLKHYGVASHIVTEAFALEGVKVQYGFFPWSRAFDLAEKGEWDGSAIWTWSKEREKEFYISDPVVESGYVFFHLKNLPFDWNNIEDLKGYKIGGTLEYNYGEPFENAEKKGIINVIRIPKDELNFAKLLGKRIDIFPMTLDVGYTILHENYTPEVVSTVTNHLKPLRVDPLHLLLSKKIPKNKELIILFNNGLKKLREIGKLDEYLDASRRGEYKP; encoded by the coding sequence ATGAAAATAACTAAATTAATTTTCACCATATTTATAATTATATCCATTTCTAAAATCGCGTATAATGAAGAAATTGTAAGAATTACAAATGGAGAATGGCCTCCTTACTTATCAGAAAAATTAAAACATTATGGCGTAGCATCCCATATTGTTACAGAAGCCTTTGCATTAGAAGGAGTTAAAGTACAATATGGTTTTTTCCCTTGGAGTAGAGCTTTTGATCTTGCAGAAAAAGGTGAATGGGATGGATCCGCAATTTGGACATGGTCAAAGGAGCGAGAAAAAGAATTTTATATAAGTGATCCAGTAGTTGAAAGCGGTTATGTGTTTTTTCATTTAAAAAATTTACCATTTGATTGGAATAACATAGAAGATTTAAAAGGCTACAAGATAGGAGGTACATTAGAATATAATTATGGAGAACCATTTGAAAATGCAGAAAAAAAAGGCATAATAAACGTAATTCGTATTCCAAAAGACGAATTAAATTTTGCCAAATTATTAGGAAAAAGAATTGATATTTTCCCAATGACACTTGATGTTGGATATACAATTCTGCACGAAAATTATACTCCAGAAGTAGTAAGTACAGTTACAAACCACCTTAAACCATTGAGAGTTGATCCTCTACATCTTCTTTTATCAAAAAAAATACCTAAAAATAAAGAACTGATAATATTATTTAATAACGGTCTTAAAAAATTAAGAGAAATCGGAAAACTTGATGAATATCTTGACGCATCAAGAAGGGGAGAATATAAACCATAA
- a CDS encoding protein kinase, with product MWDANQSEIIKVIKEIEEFKSLTNNELVHLLDKLDVIAYEEGDLIIEQGKPGYTMHIILRGKVKVTFIDDKGKHYILERLSKGAIFGEMALLTDKPRSANVVAESSVLTCVMEKQTLKDLLGFHPNIARFFTRILRERFDKDHAMAVGTYVLQKEIGQGSIGIVYKGRCNLDRNIAAKMLRHDRATEKKFRQVFFEEAKIMAQLRHPNIVRLYAIEEAYGTYFIIMEYLEGFDLKTYLRIRNKMNPYEIMNILNQIGEALKYAHLNGVVHRDVKPNNCIVTQELGDIKITLTDFGLAFDMAIGLKENTKIAGTPLYISPEAIQSDSIDYRADIYALGIIAYQLVTGTVPFCANSVSDLLWKHINEPPPPIRKDIPVGLAIFIEKALVKDPKQRISDWDEILNLLSIDYNIRISEINSFRNINFFIKSNSSAFRIMQQAFEEGSKLLNADIICYLLVPAWQGGMLKDRIEKILRDLMEFNNLPLNDVNNTIKDIKAIIENGNSRKELIKIALAGEYTFISNDNNFNQANFYRLEIHPNSGIEMVLHSGIGHCVINCRHSSFPSIYGQNNACDIAIPGSYAILPLTQHDYPILIEKNSFSHVQAYLKDFSTNNTFPKQDVLGVIQVFLPEEEFDEKIFMLKLKSFQFFVSHALTFI from the coding sequence ATGTGGGATGCAAACCAATCCGAAATTATTAAAGTCATTAAAGAAATAGAAGAATTTAAATCATTGACTAATAATGAACTTGTTCATCTTTTAGACAAACTCGACGTTATTGCTTATGAAGAAGGTGATTTAATTATTGAGCAGGGAAAGCCAGGTTACACGATGCATATCATCTTAAGGGGAAAAGTTAAAGTTACTTTTATTGATGATAAAGGAAAGCATTATATTCTTGAAAGACTTTCAAAGGGAGCTATATTTGGTGAAATGGCGCTTTTGACAGATAAACCCCGCAGCGCTAATGTAGTTGCTGAATCCAGTGTTCTTACATGCGTTATGGAAAAACAGACTTTAAAAGATCTACTTGGATTTCACCCAAATATTGCCAGATTTTTTACAAGGATTTTAAGGGAGAGATTTGATAAAGACCACGCAATGGCAGTCGGAACATATGTGCTGCAAAAAGAAATCGGACAAGGCTCCATTGGAATTGTATATAAAGGACGTTGTAATTTAGATAGGAATATTGCAGCAAAAATGCTTCGTCATGATAGAGCTACTGAAAAAAAATTTCGGCAAGTGTTTTTTGAAGAAGCTAAAATAATGGCTCAATTGAGGCATCCTAATATAGTTAGATTATACGCTATTGAAGAAGCCTATGGAACCTATTTTATAATTATGGAATATTTGGAAGGATTTGATCTTAAAACATATTTAAGGATACGAAATAAGATGAATCCCTATGAAATCATGAATATACTTAATCAAATTGGCGAAGCTCTCAAGTATGCTCATTTAAATGGTGTTGTACATAGAGACGTTAAACCGAATAATTGTATTGTTACTCAAGAATTAGGGGATATAAAAATAACTCTCACTGATTTTGGCTTAGCATTTGATATGGCCATTGGACTTAAGGAAAATACTAAAATCGCAGGTACTCCTTTATATATATCGCCTGAAGCTATTCAATCAGATTCCATTGATTATAGAGCAGATATTTATGCTTTAGGGATTATTGCTTATCAGTTAGTGACAGGGACTGTTCCATTTTGTGCAAACTCGGTAAGCGATCTTCTTTGGAAGCATATTAATGAACCGCCTCCACCTATAAGAAAAGATATCCCTGTTGGCTTAGCAATATTCATTGAAAAAGCTCTTGTAAAAGACCCAAAACAAAGAATTTCCGACTGGGATGAAATACTAAATCTATTAAGTATTGATTACAATATTCGAATTAGCGAAATAAATTCTTTTAGAAACATAAATTTTTTTATTAAATCCAATTCTTCAGCATTCAGAATTATGCAACAAGCATTCGAAGAAGGTAGTAAACTTTTAAACGCTGATATAATTTGTTACTTATTGGTTCCAGCATGGCAGGGTGGAATGTTAAAAGACCGAATTGAAAAAATATTACGGGATTTGATGGAATTTAATAATTTACCTTTAAATGATGTTAATAATACAATTAAAGACATAAAAGCTATTATTGAAAATGGAAATTCAAGGAAAGAACTAATAAAAATAGCCTTAGCTGGGGAATACACATTTATATCCAATGATAACAATTTTAACCAAGCTAATTTTTATAGACTCGAAATTCATCCTAATAGTGGTATAGAGATGGTTTTACATAGCGGAATAGGACATTGTGTAATAAATTGTAGACATAGCAGTTTTCCATCTATTTATGGTCAAAATAATGCTTGTGATATTGCTATCCCTGGAAGTTATGCGATTTTACCTTTAACTCAACACGATTATCCAATTTTAATTGAAAAAAATAGTTTTTCCCATGTTCAAGCCTATCTAAAAGATTTTTCAACTAATAATACCTTTCCTAAACAAGATGTTTTAGGTGTTATTCAAGTTTTTTTGCCTGAAGAAGAATTTGATGAGAAAATATTTATGTTGAAACTAAAATCTTTCCAATTTTTTGTTTCCCATGCTCTTACATTTATATAA
- a CDS encoding DUF1571 domain-containing protein translates to MKSLSKVKIIFYSFLALIIFFNNVIADTSAQQPDPIALSLEAPKIYETIQDYTAIFYKQERIGKKLMPLEKIQLKFRKPFDLYMKWIDNPYKGQEMLYKEGQNNGKILAHKGGFLGLVSVSVDPIGNLAMDNQHHAVFDAGLGSTINLIAKGLKKGIDRKEIKVNFLGEEKLEGRPVYVFEGVFPEKLEGETYTVQKGESLWDIAKKFDQDMYAILSNNKGIDDAYDVKEGKQILIPNHYCHKITVYIDKELRVPTKIINYDWKGNVYEMYQFNQLKINVGLTDKDFDPKNSDYKF, encoded by the coding sequence ATGAAGTCTCTATCAAAGGTAAAAATTATTTTTTACAGTTTTTTAGCATTAATAATTTTTTTTAATAATGTAATAGCCGATACCAGCGCACAGCAACCTGATCCCATTGCATTATCTCTTGAAGCTCCTAAAATATACGAAACAATACAAGATTATACAGCCATTTTTTACAAACAAGAACGAATTGGAAAAAAATTAATGCCATTAGAAAAAATACAGCTTAAATTTAGAAAACCATTTGATTTATATATGAAGTGGATAGATAATCCGTATAAAGGCCAAGAAATGCTATATAAAGAAGGCCAAAATAATGGCAAAATATTAGCTCATAAAGGTGGTTTTTTAGGTCTTGTATCTGTTTCTGTTGATCCTATTGGTAATCTTGCAATGGATAACCAGCATCATGCTGTTTTTGATGCAGGTTTAGGATCTACAATCAATCTTATTGCTAAAGGTCTTAAAAAGGGCATTGACCGAAAAGAAATAAAGGTTAATTTTTTAGGAGAGGAAAAGCTTGAAGGAAGACCTGTTTATGTTTTTGAAGGTGTTTTTCCTGAAAAACTTGAAGGGGAAACATATACTGTTCAAAAAGGTGAATCCCTTTGGGATATTGCAAAAAAATTCGATCAGGATATGTATGCAATATTATCCAATAATAAAGGAATAGATGATGCCTATGATGTTAAGGAAGGCAAACAGATATTGATTCCAAATCATTACTGTCATAAAATTACAGTTTACATCGACAAAGAATTGAGGGTTCCTACCAAGATAATTAATTACGATTGGAAAGGAAATGTCTATGAAATGTATCAGTTTAACCAATTAAAGATTAATGTAGGATTGACTGATAAAGATTTTGACCCGAAAAATTCTGATTATAAATTTTAG
- a CDS encoding outer membrane protein transport protein, whose amino-acid sequence MKKFFFILFLLLITTSLCHAGCVDTFGIGAKATSLGGAFSAYADDAFAAYYNPSGLGQLEGLKISGGFHAMFLKMEIEDFKVSNTDNPNIKGPIDFTDDSSALFVPHLGVAMPIGDRLAVGLAAYVPWGLQTQWEDDPTKNPAAYNYYEGYFLREVVTPTLSYKISDKLSVGFGVSIGKSKGGEKRKVYISPDLTTYSNIGKTAGEVVQSMFDGASKILAAGYGDPENWEKYAVTDTLTASKIYQGAYAKTKDQKYGAYATVLTKMSNIEGTQKPYTVSDVENYYNTTYEHRGGVAHGEKLEVNVTDDFNYSFNIGMMYKPLDTITLGLTYRSRTDVKMEGDAKQDGTKVSEVTVEDWDHPDQIQAGIRYEPHDKFSIELDIVWTNWSINKLQKAELKTPIYINILDANDPAAIMFNKPVFISEHERNWEDTRQVRVGCEYILNEIVTLRGGYFYDPSPIPDDTMDLLWPDADKKIYSLGAGFNFGKFSIDAVVQYADVEHSRIIGGESENVNHSYDVTELYGREVSLKADGNVWGVGLTFNYEL is encoded by the coding sequence GTGAAAAAATTTTTTTTTATCTTATTTTTATTATTAATCACAACTTCATTATGCCATGCAGGATGTGTTGATACTTTTGGTATCGGTGCAAAAGCAACATCCCTTGGTGGAGCTTTTTCTGCTTATGCAGATGATGCATTTGCGGCTTATTACAATCCCTCAGGTTTAGGTCAGCTTGAAGGATTAAAAATTTCTGGAGGTTTCCATGCTATGTTTCTTAAAATGGAAATAGAGGATTTTAAAGTTTCCAACACTGATAATCCTAATATAAAAGGGCCTATTGATTTTACAGATGATTCTTCGGCTTTATTTGTTCCGCATCTTGGAGTTGCTATGCCAATTGGAGACAGATTAGCAGTTGGTTTAGCTGCTTATGTCCCTTGGGGATTACAAACTCAATGGGAAGATGACCCTACAAAAAACCCTGCAGCCTATAACTATTATGAGGGCTATTTTTTAAGGGAAGTTGTTACTCCTACATTATCCTATAAAATATCTGATAAATTATCTGTTGGATTCGGTGTTTCCATTGGAAAATCTAAAGGCGGTGAAAAAAGAAAAGTTTATATTTCTCCAGACTTAACTACTTATAGTAATATAGGTAAAACTGCTGGTGAAGTTGTTCAGAGTATGTTTGATGGTGCAAGCAAAATTCTTGCCGCTGGATATGGTGACCCAGAAAATTGGGAAAAATACGCTGTAACAGACACTTTAACAGCATCAAAAATTTATCAGGGCGCTTATGCAAAAACAAAAGATCAAAAATATGGAGCATATGCTACGGTTCTCACAAAAATGTCAAATATTGAAGGAACTCAAAAACCTTACACTGTATCGGATGTAGAAAATTATTACAATACAACCTACGAACATAGAGGTGGTGTTGCTCATGGTGAAAAACTTGAAGTCAATGTAACAGATGATTTTAATTATTCATTTAATATTGGCATGATGTATAAGCCTTTAGATACTATTACTTTGGGATTAACCTATAGAAGCAGAACTGATGTAAAAATGGAAGGTGATGCAAAGCAAGATGGTACAAAAGTTTCTGAAGTAACCGTTGAGGATTGGGATCATCCTGATCAAATTCAAGCCGGCATAAGATATGAACCCCATGATAAATTTTCAATAGAATTAGACATTGTTTGGACTAACTGGAGTATAAATAAACTTCAAAAAGCTGAACTTAAAACTCCTATTTATATCAATATTCTCGATGCCAACGACCCTGCTGCTATAATGTTCAATAAGCCGGTATTCATTTCAGAACATGAAAGAAATTGGGAAGATACAAGACAAGTAAGGGTAGGTTGTGAGTATATTTTAAACGAAATAGTAACTTTGAGGGGTGGATATTTTTATGATCCTTCTCCAATTCCTGATGATACTATGGATTTGTTATGGCCTGATGCTGATAAAAAAATATATTCTTTAGGGGCTGGTTTTAATTTTGGTAAATTCTCGATCGATGCTGTTGTTCAATATGCAGATGTTGAACATTCACGAATCATCGGTGGAGAAAGCGAAAATGTTAATCATTCATACGATGTTACTGAATTATATGGCAGAGAAGTTTCTTTAAAGGCCGATGGAAATGTTTGGGGAGTAGGATTGACTTTTAATTACGAACTATAA
- a CDS encoding outer membrane lipoprotein-sorting protein yields the protein MFIRLFIFLQILYLPFTTCVNASELTGYDIAYKSYHVENGDDMKAMMMMKIVKPGGTITKRDVEYYRKDFGQETRSVYVIKSPPNVKGTALLTWAHPDKETYQWVYFPALNKVTRIGSSSQSKEFLGSDASYEDLSLRNLNKDEFKLIRKEDLDSIPCYVVEAISKDQDEIFTKRIYWIRKDNFLIVKVEYYDNSGTMVKRMLTNNIVKIGNIWTILSYKMENLKTHGYSILEQYNIEYNTDLSERMFRVQGLKNDPSLRYQE from the coding sequence ATGTTTATCCGACTTTTTATTTTTTTACAAATTTTGTATTTGCCATTTACAACTTGTGTTAATGCTTCAGAACTGACTGGCTATGACATAGCATATAAGTCCTATCATGTTGAAAATGGCGATGACATGAAAGCAATGATGATGATGAAAATTGTAAAGCCAGGAGGAACTATAACTAAAAGGGATGTTGAATATTACAGAAAAGATTTCGGACAAGAAACAAGGTCAGTATATGTAATTAAATCTCCTCCTAATGTTAAAGGAACCGCTTTGCTAACTTGGGCTCATCCAGATAAAGAGACATATCAATGGGTGTACTTTCCAGCTTTAAATAAAGTTACAAGAATTGGTTCTTCAAGTCAGTCAAAAGAATTTTTAGGAAGTGACGCCAGTTATGAAGATTTAAGTTTACGAAATCTCAATAAAGATGAGTTCAAATTAATTAGAAAAGAAGACCTTGACTCTATTCCTTGCTATGTTGTGGAAGCTATATCTAAAGATCAAGATGAAATTTTTACTAAAAGAATATATTGGATTAGAAAGGATAATTTTCTTATTGTTAAAGTAGAATATTATGATAATTCTGGAACAATGGTAAAAAGGATGCTTACAAATAATATTGTTAAAATTGGAAATATTTGGACAATATTGTCATATAAAATGGAAAATCTTAAAACTCATGGATATTCAATTTTAGAGCAATATAATATCGAATACAATACCGACCTTTCAGAAAGAATGTTTAGAGTTCAGGGGCTTAAAAATGACCCATCTTTAAGGTATCAAGAATAA
- a CDS encoding YifB family Mg chelatase-like AAA ATPase yields MLSKVFSSSVTGIDAYLIEVEVDISFGLPAYTTVGLPETSVKESRDRVKAAIKNSGFAFPDDRITVNLAPADIKKEGTGFDLPIAIGILSATKVIPQEIIVKYPILGELSLDGRIKPVKGSLSMALAAKEKKFEGIIVPYDNGLEASVVKGISVFPVKTLSEVIDFFRGFINIPPLISDLPEIFDEDIESEGDFSEVMGQNHVKRAMEIAAAGGHNLIMIGPPGSGKTMLSRRIPTILPPMTFEEAIETTKIFSVSGMLEKGHALVTKRPFRSPHHTISDAGLIGGGHIPRPGEVSLAHNGVLFLDELSEFKKNVLEVLRQPLEDKKVTISRALSTITYPSTFMLIAAMNPCPCGYYSDPKHKCNCTPQQIYRYRSKISGPLLDRIDIHIEVPAVPYKELIAKSSAEKSADIRKRVTKARTLQNERFLKTAIHCNAQMGSRHINKYCLIDKDSLNLLENAIDKLGLSARAYKRILKISRTIADLHDAKDIKLEHIAESVQYRTLDRSKIL; encoded by the coding sequence ATGCTTTCAAAAGTTTTTAGCAGTTCAGTAACAGGAATTGATGCATACCTGATAGAAGTTGAAGTAGATATATCTTTTGGACTTCCAGCATATACAACTGTAGGACTGCCTGAAACATCAGTAAAAGAAAGTAGGGACCGCGTAAAGGCTGCAATAAAAAATTCTGGTTTTGCATTTCCAGATGATAGAATAACTGTTAATTTAGCTCCAGCTGATATAAAAAAAGAAGGAACTGGTTTCGATCTTCCAATAGCTATAGGCATACTTAGCGCTACAAAAGTTATACCCCAAGAAATTATAGTAAAATATCCTATTCTTGGTGAACTTTCCCTTGATGGAAGAATAAAGCCAGTTAAAGGATCTCTTTCTATGGCCCTTGCAGCAAAAGAAAAAAAATTTGAAGGCATAATTGTTCCCTATGATAATGGACTTGAAGCATCGGTTGTAAAAGGTATTTCTGTTTTTCCAGTAAAAACGTTATCGGAAGTTATTGATTTTTTTAGGGGTTTTATAAATATACCTCCTCTTATAAGCGATCTCCCTGAAATTTTCGATGAAGATATTGAATCTGAAGGTGATTTTTCAGAGGTAATGGGGCAAAATCACGTAAAAAGAGCGATGGAAATTGCGGCGGCTGGAGGACATAATCTTATTATGATAGGACCTCCAGGCTCAGGAAAGACAATGCTATCAAGGCGAATTCCTACAATTTTACCCCCAATGACTTTTGAAGAAGCTATAGAAACTACAAAAATTTTCAGTGTATCTGGAATGCTTGAAAAAGGGCACGCTTTAGTCACAAAAAGACCTTTTAGGTCCCCCCATCATACAATATCTGATGCTGGACTTATTGGAGGAGGCCATATACCAAGACCTGGAGAAGTAAGCTTAGCCCATAACGGAGTTTTATTCCTTGATGAACTTTCAGAATTTAAAAAAAATGTTCTTGAAGTTTTAAGACAACCCCTTGAAGATAAAAAAGTTACTATTTCCAGAGCTCTTTCTACTATTACATATCCTTCAACTTTTATGTTAATAGCAGCTATGAATCCATGTCCCTGCGGCTATTATTCCGACCCAAAACATAAATGCAACTGTACGCCTCAGCAAATTTATAGATATAGATCCAAAATTTCAGGACCTTTGCTTGACAGAATAGATATACACATTGAAGTACCAGCAGTTCCTTATAAAGAATTAATAGCTAAATCTTCGGCAGAAAAATCTGCCGATATTAGAAAACGCGTAACAAAGGCAAGAACATTACAAAATGAGAGATTTTTAAAGACAGCTATTCATTGCAATGCGCAAATGGGAAGCCGACATATCAATAAATATTGTTTAATTGATAAAGACTCATTAAATCTTCTTGAAAATGCAATAGATAAATTAGGGCTTTCAGCAAGAGCGTATAAGCGAATTCTAAAAATTTCAAGAACTATAGCTGATCTACATGATGCTAAAGATATAAAATTAGAACATATAGCTGAATCTGTTCAATATAGGACTTTAGATAGGAGTAAAATTTTATGA